The nucleotide sequence AAACATTGGCCAAAGGGAAGCAAATTCAAGATGATTGTGCTGCTGTTGTGAAGAAGCTTCGTGCCATGCTTCACTCAGCAGAAGAGCAGCTCCGCGTCAACAAGAAGCAAACATTGTATTTAACACACTTGACTGCTAAGACACTTCCAAAGGGTCTTCATTGTCTTCCTTTGCGCCTTTCGACAGAGTATTTCAAGTTAAATTCTTCCCAACAGCATTTTCCACGTCAAGAAAATTTAGAAGATCCCAAGTTGTACCACTATGCACTCTTCTCGGACAACATATTAGCAGCTACCGTCGTCGTAAACTCAACTGTTTCGCATGCAAAGGTAAATGAGCTATTGTTCGGAACTTTGTTGTATATCGAGATTGCATCTTGCTCAGAATAATATAGTTCGCTTTATCTTTTCCAACTCTTTTCCTATATGATTATGGAGAAAACATTGGTTATCAAAAAAAGATGATTATGCACATGCATATCTGCATGTTTAAGTTTATAATAATATCTCGATCTTGTGTCTCTTCAGGgacatccttttttttttttagaatatccACCTTCATGTATAACTTTTTCTTCATATGCTGGCAGGATCCGTCAAAGCATGTTTTCCATATAGTAACTGACAGGCTTAATTTTGCTGCAATGAGAATGTGGTTTTTGGCAAATCCACCGCAGCATTGTACAATAGATGTTCAGAATGTAGAGGAATTCACCTGGCTAAATTCAAGTTATAGTCCAGTTCTGAAGCAATTGAGTTCTCGGTCCATGATAGATTATTACTTCAGATCTCGTGCTGATTCTGATCCGAATGTGAAGTTTCGGAATCCAAAGTACCTTTCAATCATGAATCACTTACGCTTTTACTTGCCGGAGATCTTCCCAAAGCTGGATAAGGTTCTCTTCttggatgatgatattgttgtgcaAAAGGATCTTACTGGCCTTTGGTCGCTTGATCTTAAGGGTAAGGTGATTGGTGTGGTTGAGACTTGTGGAGAAAGCTTTCATCGGTTTGATCGCTACCTCAACTTCTCAAATCCTCTGATCTCCAAAAATTTTGATCCTCGTGCTTGTGGTTGGGCATTCGGAATGAACATCTTTGATCTTAACGAGTGGAGACGGCAAAACATCACAGAAGTGTACCACAGATGGCAAAATCTGGTACGAAATAAATTCTTTTCACTTATTTGTGTCTGGATTAGCATGCTCATTTAGCCATAATTTTGCGTTCAGTAAGAATAAACATGAATTGTCATGTCGATGTGGTTTTGTTcctaaaaaatgtcaaaatataCTTCAGCGATTTTCATGCGtaataaaattactaaaacaaGTCGTGAAATTTGATCTGCACAGAATCACGAAAGACAACTTTGGAAGTTGGGTACCTTACCACCTGGTTTGATAACCTTTTGGAAGCGCACGTATGCCCTTGACCGATCATGGCATGTCCTTGGGCTTGGCTACAATCCAAATGTTAGCCGGAAGGACATTCAACGAGCGGCGGTCATACATTACAATGGAAACTTGAAACCTTGGCTTGAAATAAGCATACCTAAGTTCCGAGACTACTGGTCAAAATTTGTCGACTATGATAAGGTATTTTTGCGAGAGTGTAATATCAACAAATTGGGCGGTTCATGAAGTGTTCTCTGCACATATTCTGAAATACAGCGAGCATTAGTTTACACGTCCGCCCTTAATAATTGTATGATTTTGTTCTTGTTCTCTACGTTAGGGAGTTACATTCAGGTATATATATATGTCGAGTGGTGTATTAGAGCGATCATTGTGTATTTCATTTATTCTTGACATCCATTGCTGGATGACAAAACAGGTCCAGATTTGTTGTAAATGATTAACCATAGCTCTCCCTTTGAATTTCtctgttgttatttttttttggattgttgATTTATGTATTGTATTTTGTGTTCTGGGGAGAATTTTGTGTGGTCTGTTCTCTCCCAACGGctctctccccctctctctctcNNNNNNNNNNNNNNNNNNNNNNNNNNNNNNNNNNNNNNNNNNNNNNNNNNNNNNNNNNNNNNNNNNNNNNNNNNNNNNNNNNNNNNNNNNNNNNNNNNNNNNNNNNNNNNNNNNNNNNNNNNNNNNNNNNNNNNNNNNNNNNNNNNNNNNNNNNNNNNNNNNNNNNNNNNNNNNNNNNNNNNNNNNNNNNNNNNNNNNNNNNNNNNNNNNNNNNNNNNNNNNNNNNNNNNNNNNNNNNNNNNNNNNNNNNNNNNNNNNNNNNNNNNNNNNNNNNNNNNNNNNNNNNNNNNNNNNNNNNNNNNNNNNNNNNNNNNNNNNNNNNNNNNNNNNNNNNNNNNNNNNNNNNNNNNNNNNNNNNNNNNNNNNNNNNNNNNNNNNNNNNNNNNNNNNNNNNNNNNNNNNNNNNNNNNNNNNNNNNNNNNNNNNNNNNNNNNNNNNNNNNNNNNNNNNNNNNNNNNNNNNNNNNNNNNNNNNNNNNNNNNNNNNNNNNNNNNNNNNNNNNNNNNNNNNNNNNNNNNNNNNNNNNNNNNNNNNNNNNNNNNNNNNNNNNNNNNNNNNNNNNNNNNNNNNNNNNNNNNNNNNNNNNNNNNNNNNNNNNNNNNNNNNNNNNNNNNNNNNNNNNNNNNNNNNNNNNNNNNNNNNNNNNNNNNNNNNNNNNNNNNNNNNNNNNNNNNNNNNNNNNNNNNNNNNNNNNNNNNNNNNNNNNNNNNNNNNNNNNNNNNNNNNNNNNNNNNNNNNNNNNNNNNNNNNNNNNNNNNNNNNNNNNNNNNNNNNNNNNNNNNNNNNNNNNNNNNNNNNNNNNNNNNNNNNNNNNNNNNNNNNNNNNNNNNNNNNNNNNNNNNNNNNNNNNNNNNNNNNNNNNNNNNNNNNNNNNNNNNNNNNNNNNNNNNNNNNNNNNNNNNNNNNNNNNNNNNNNNNNNNNNNNNNNNNNNNNNNNNNNNNNNNNNNNNNNNNNNNNNNNNNNNNNNNNNNNNNNNNNNNNNNNNNNNNNNNNNNNNNNNNNNNNNNNNNNNNNNNNNNNNNNNNNNNNNNNNNNNNNNNNNNNNNNNNNNNNNNNNNNNNNNNNNNNNNNNNNNNNNNNNNNNNNNNNNNNNNNNNNNNNNNNNNNNNNNNNNNNNNNNNNNNNNNNNNNNNNNNNNNNNNNNNNNNNNNNNNNNNNNNNNNNNNNNNNNNNNNNNNNNNNNNNNNNNNNNNNNNNNNNNNNNNNNNNNNNNNNNNNNNNNNNNNNNNNNNNNNNNNNNNNNNNNNNNNNNNNNNNNNNNNNNNNNNNNNNNNNN is from Capsicum annuum cultivar UCD-10X-F1 chromosome 5, UCD10Xv1.1, whole genome shotgun sequence and encodes:
- the LOC107870084 gene encoding probable galacturonosyltransferase 4 isoform X1, with amino-acid sequence MKMKLRKPVLFLLLVTVLAPIVLYTDTLGAYFTSPSSSRTEFIEDLSSFTFGGDVRPLNVLPQESSTSLKEPRGDVYSENSSHSLSNVSDTLSSDDARKTRQLTEAESLKHQTVTGSSNDGVEVATNENHIIQVTDRLREPQQTDKDSPKLVSAGKNESKAMETSSKKKTSPTDSNHTLDSTSTKTEIRHDKRSVQASGRVVSEETARGKVEEQNAQVAPHDARVRQLKDQLIRAKVYLSLSATRNNAHFIRELRLQMREVTRTLGMATKDSDLSRNANDKMKAMEQTLAKGKQIQDDCAAVVKKLRAMLHSAEEQLRVNKKQTLYLTHLTAKTLPKGLHCLPLRLSTEYFKLNSSQQHFPRQENLEDPKLYHYALFSDNILAATVVVNSTVSHAKDPSKHVFHIVTDRLNFAAMRMWFLANPPQHCTIDVQNVEEFTWLNSSYSPVLKQLSSRSMIDYYFRSRADSDPNVKFRNPKYLSIMNHLRFYLPEIFPKLDKVLFLDDDIVVQKDLTGLWSLDLKGKVIGVVETCGESFHRFDRYLNFSNPLISKNFDPRACGWAFGMNIFDLNEWRRQNITEVYHRWQNLNHERQLWKLGTLPPGLITFWKRTYALDRSWHVLGLGYNPNVSRKDIQRAAVIHYNGNLKPWLEISIPKFRDYWSKFVDYDKVFLRECNINKLGGS
- the LOC107870084 gene encoding probable galacturonosyltransferase 4 isoform X2, with protein sequence MKMKLRKPVLFLLLVTVLAPIVLYTDTLGAYFTSPSSSRTEFIEDLSSFTFGGDVRPLNVLPQESSTSLKEPRGDVYSENSSHSLSNVSDTLSSDDARKTRQLTEESLKHQTVTGSSNDGVEVATNENHIIQVTDRLREPQQTDKDSPKLVSAGKNESKAMETSSKKKTSPTDSNHTLDSTSTKTEIRHDKRSVQASGRVVSEETARGKVEEQNAQVAPHDARVRQLKDQLIRAKVYLSLSATRNNAHFIRELRLQMREVTRTLGMATKDSDLSRNANDKMKAMEQTLAKGKQIQDDCAAVVKKLRAMLHSAEEQLRVNKKQTLYLTHLTAKTLPKGLHCLPLRLSTEYFKLNSSQQHFPRQENLEDPKLYHYALFSDNILAATVVVNSTVSHAKDPSKHVFHIVTDRLNFAAMRMWFLANPPQHCTIDVQNVEEFTWLNSSYSPVLKQLSSRSMIDYYFRSRADSDPNVKFRNPKYLSIMNHLRFYLPEIFPKLDKVLFLDDDIVVQKDLTGLWSLDLKGKVIGVVETCGESFHRFDRYLNFSNPLISKNFDPRACGWAFGMNIFDLNEWRRQNITEVYHRWQNLNHERQLWKLGTLPPGLITFWKRTYALDRSWHVLGLGYNPNVSRKDIQRAAVIHYNGNLKPWLEISIPKFRDYWSKFVDYDKVFLRECNINKLGGS